In a genomic window of Weissella tructae:
- a CDS encoding cyclic-di-AMP receptor, whose protein sequence is MKMITAIVQDQDANVLTKALVKAGFRATRLASTGSFLRAGNTTFIMGVEDEQLDDALALIDTTAKTRTQMMTPAMNPGTVMESVGTEPLNVQIGGATVFVQDVEQFHRF, encoded by the coding sequence ATGAAGATGATTACAGCGATTGTGCAAGATCAAGATGCCAATGTATTAACAAAAGCCCTTGTTAAGGCAGGTTTTCGAGCAACACGCCTTGCTTCAACAGGAAGTTTTTTACGTGCTGGAAACACAACATTTATCATGGGTGTGGAAGATGAACAATTAGACGATGCATTAGCGTTGATTGATACAACTGCGAAGACACGTACACAAATGATGACACCAGCGATGAATCCAGGGACTGTGATGGAATCAGTTGGAACTGAACCGTTGAATGTACAAATTGGTGGTGCAACGGTCTTTGTACAAGACGTTGAACAATTCCATCGTTTCTAA
- the tmk gene encoding dTMP kinase: MTAGLFISLEGPDGAGKTSVLKALVNRMETLLGERLLVTREPGGKDNQVAEAIRDLVLSPELPTMDPMTETLLIAAARRQHVIETIKPALADNKVVLTDRYVDSSIAYQGGGRELGVKTVEDINDYAINGLMPAATIYLDLDPAVGLARIQSTRQDEVNRLDVETITFHERVTAAYRELVAANPQRFHVVDASQPLDDVIEATWVAMQNILATQED; encoded by the coding sequence ATGACAGCGGGATTATTTATTTCACTTGAAGGACCCGATGGTGCTGGAAAGACATCAGTGCTTAAAGCACTAGTTAATCGTATGGAAACACTACTGGGGGAGCGACTATTAGTGACGCGTGAACCAGGTGGTAAGGACAATCAAGTTGCGGAAGCAATTCGTGATTTAGTTTTGAGTCCTGAATTACCAACGATGGACCCAATGACTGAAACACTATTAATTGCGGCGGCACGCCGTCAACACGTAATAGAAACAATTAAGCCAGCTTTGGCTGACAATAAAGTTGTTTTAACTGATCGTTATGTGGATAGTTCAATCGCTTACCAAGGTGGTGGGCGTGAGTTAGGTGTTAAAACGGTCGAAGATATTAATGACTACGCGATTAATGGTTTAATGCCTGCTGCGACAATTTATCTAGATTTAGATCCGGCAGTTGGTTTGGCGCGTATTCAAAGTACTCGTCAAGATGAAGTAAATCGTTTGGATGTTGAAACGATTACATTCCATGAACGTGTCACAGCTGCATACCGTGAATTGGTTGCAGCTAACCCACAACGTTTCCATGTTGTCGATGCATCGCAACCTTTAGACGATGTTATTGAAGCGACATGGGTTGCCATGCAAAATATTTTAGCCACACAGGAGGATTAA
- a CDS encoding YaaL family protein produces the protein MGLFRRHKLDSKAYDEQLVDIIHDAKYDYEKARLTQDAMFESNVDTRKVLAETARAKQTYFFLLRAARGRNMRGRWATAFERPEK, from the coding sequence ATGGGATTATTTCGTCGACATAAGTTAGATTCAAAGGCGTATGATGAACAATTAGTAGATATTATTCATGATGCGAAATATGATTACGAAAAAGCGCGTTTAACACAAGATGCTATGTTTGAAAGTAATGTGGATACCCGTAAGGTATTGGCAGAAACAGCGCGAGCTAAACAAACATATTTCTTTTTGTTACGTGCTGCTCGTGGTCGTAATATGCGAGGCCGTTGGGCAACAGCGTTTGAACGACCAGAAAAGTAA
- the recR gene encoding recombination mediator RecR: protein MQYPEPIAKLIDSFTKLPGIGIKTATRLAFHVINMPEEDVTGFAQALISAKRDLRFCSICGNLTEADPCLICTDTTRDQTTVLVIADVKDLMAIENAGEYRGLYHVLHGVLSPLAGIGPDDINIDSLVTRLQRHEEIQEVIVATNANAEGEATAMYLSRLLKPAGIKVSRLATGLSVGSDIDYADEITLIKAVEGRTEL from the coding sequence ATGCAATATCCAGAACCGATTGCGAAGTTGATTGATAGTTTTACTAAATTGCCTGGAATTGGGATTAAGACAGCCACTCGGCTTGCTTTTCATGTCATTAACATGCCAGAAGAGGATGTGACTGGTTTTGCGCAAGCGTTGATTTCAGCGAAGCGTGATCTTCGTTTCTGTTCTATCTGTGGGAACTTAACAGAAGCGGATCCATGTTTGATTTGTACTGATACAACGCGAGACCAAACAACTGTATTAGTCATTGCGGATGTGAAAGACTTGATGGCTATTGAAAATGCGGGTGAATATCGAGGTCTGTACCATGTGCTACATGGTGTTTTGTCACCATTGGCCGGTATTGGACCGGATGACATCAACATTGATTCATTAGTGACGCGTTTGCAACGACACGAAGAAATTCAAGAAGTGATTGTTGCGACAAATGCAAATGCTGAAGGGGAAGCAACCGCAATGTATTTGTCACGATTGTTGAAGCCAGCAGGGATTAAGGTTTCACGTCTAGCGACAGGACTATCAGTTGGAAGTGATATCGACTACGCAGATGAGATTACATTAATTAAGGCAGTTGAGGGAAGAACGGAGTTGTAG
- a CDS encoding YbaB/EbfC family nucleoid-associated protein, protein MFGGQNMQQMMKQMKKMQSQMQDEQSAIAESEYVGKAPEDMVIAKFNGDRQLLDLQIKADVIDPNDPEELSDMVVMAVNDALAQVEADTQKRMGKFAPQGMGF, encoded by the coding sequence ATGTTCGGTGGACAAAACATGCAACAAATGATGAAGCAAATGAAGAAGATGCAATCACAAATGCAAGATGAACAATCAGCGATTGCAGAATCAGAATACGTTGGTAAGGCACCAGAAGACATGGTTATCGCAAAGTTTAATGGTGACCGTCAATTGTTGGACCTACAAATCAAGGCTGACGTTATTGATCCTAACGATCCAGAAGAATTGTCAGACATGGTTGTGATGGCTGTGAACGATGCATTGGCGCAAGTTGAAGCTGATACACAAAAGCGTATGGGAAAGTTTGCACCACAAGGAATGGGCTTCTAA